A genomic region of Miscanthus floridulus cultivar M001 chromosome 3, ASM1932011v1, whole genome shotgun sequence contains the following coding sequences:
- the LOC136543487 gene encoding putative disease resistance protein RGA3 → MAMFLSSILSDLTTRSISFLIDKCSRSISPPTVEETLSNLQRLLLRVHVIVEEADERHISNQAMLRQLSQLRKEMYRGYHTLDTFRCRVSPSFTTSTSIFSPAKRIRFSSDGSSSEQEEQFRQALGCLEIIIRDASELVVFLSGCPRRCRQPYSMYLILDKCMFGRQMEMEQILGFLLQEEVPIHGNTPGVLPIIGPSKVGKSTLIEHACNDERVRDHFSEIKCFRQCSTRDERTVATLSDCDVIKHRSRAIDEERILVIIELTGDMDEDVWRKFYSDCKHHVAGGSKIIVASRSNKIVRFGTTQPLEVRFLTPEEYWYFFKVRIFGSTDTQDHPKLASIAMDLAHEMCGLRGSFFTASIVSALLKANFDTHFWSVVLASMKRFKRANSLLYGEKWDCFLQGIEPVNIPRVNKTSSEYLVVLHDYETGFVQNKAENEGPQMSIRDLLSGSNSVRPRGRFEVVTWRSHIPPHYSYMWECEVRRSQRMVSRRKRIQQIQQS, encoded by the coding sequence ATGGCAATGTTCTTGTCTTCAATTTTGAGCGACCTTACCACTAGATCCATATCGTTCCTGATCGACAAATGCTCGAGGTCGATCTCGCCGCCGACAGTAGAGGAAACGCTGAGCAACCTACAGCGGCTTCTCCTCCGGGTTCATGTCATCGTCGAGGAGGCCGATGAGCGGCACATCAGTAACCAGGCCATGCTCCGGCAGTTgagccagctaaggaaggagatgTACAGAGGGTATCACACGCTTGACACCTTCAGATGCCGAGTGAGCCCATCTTTCACCACATCCACATCCATTTTCAGTCCTGCCAAACGCATCCGTTTCAGCAGCGATGGCAGCTCAAGTGAACAAGAGGAGCAGTTCAGACAAGCTCTTGGCTGCCTAGAGATCATCATCAGAGATGCAAGTGAGCTCGTTGTGTTCTTGAGTGGATGTCCTCGCCGGTGCCGCCAGCCCTACAGCATGTACCTGATTCTGGACAAGTGCATGTTCGGTCGCCAAATGGAGATGGAGCAAATCTTGGGCTTCCTGCTGCAGGAAGAGGTTCCCATCCATGGAAACACACCAGGTGTCCTGCCCATCATTGGGCCGAGCAAAGTAGGGAAGAGCACCCTAATTGAGCACGCTTGCAACGATGAGAGAGTGCGTGACCACTTCTCTGAAATCAAGTGTTTCAGACAATGTAGTACAAGAGATGAGAGGACAGTGGCAACTCTAAGTGATTGTGATGTAATCAAGCACCGTAGCCGTGCCATTGACGAAGAAAGGATATTGGTGATAATCGAACTAACTGGTGACATGGATGAAGATGTATGGAGGAAATTTTACTCTGACTGCAAACATCATGTTGCAGGTGGGAGTAAAATTATTGTCGCTAGTCGATCCAACAAGATTGTGAGGTTTGGAACAACACAACCGCTGGAAGTAAGATTCCTCACGCCAGAAGAGTATTGGTACTTCTTCAAGGTGCGTATATTTGGTAGCACAGACACACAAGACCACCCGAAACTGGCATCAATAGCCATGGACTTGGCGCATGAGATGTGCGGGTTGCGCGGGTCTTTCTTTACCGCAAGCATCGTCAGCGCCCTGCTGAAAGCCAATTTCGACACCCATTTCTGGAGCGTGGTTCTTGCAAGCATGAAAAGGTTCAAGCGGGCAAATTCCTTGCTCTACGGAGAGAAATGGGATTGTTTCTTGCAGGGAATCGAGCCGGTAAATATCCCAAGAGTAAACAAGACATCTTCTGAATATTTGGTGGTTCTTCATGACTATGAAACAGGTTTTGTTCAGAACAAGGCTGAAAATGAAGGCCCTCAGATGAGTATCCGAGATCTCTTGTCTGGTAGTAACAGTGTTAGACCTCGTGGGAGGTTCGAAGTTGTTACATGGAGATCACATATACCACCACACTACAGCTACATGTGGGAGTGTGAGGTGCGGAGGTCACAGCGAATGGTCTCGAGGAGGAAGAGAATTCAACAGATTCAGCAGAGCTGA